The Methanoregula sp. UBA64 genome contains the following window.
CACCTTCTCCTTGAGTGCCTCGATCGGCGCCCCCTGCACCCACAGGCAGTCTACGATGCCATGAAGGACTCGGAAGTTCAGTGACTCGGCAATATCCTTGGTCTGAATGAGGATCTCCCGCGACCGGCCCGTGATACCCTCATGGACTTCGATCCGCCCGAACTTCGCATTTCGGTATCCCGTGTACCCGAAGCAGGTCACGAGCATCCACTTGAGGATCGCGTCAGTCCCGGTGAGTGCAGGGTCGGTCTTCTTGAGCCGTTTAGTCGTCACACGGAGGTCAAGAAGGGGTTTAAGGACGGTCGGGAGGAAACCCTGGCGCTCCTGGTGCCCCACGGTCTCCGGGGATAGGTTCGACTGCACGATGATCGAGGGGTACATCGAGGTATAATCGATCTCCTCGACATTCTCATAGATGCCGGGATTGGGTTGGTACATCATCCCGCCCCGGTCGGCGTCCATGAGTTCCCACATCTTTCTGACCTGTTCCGGGTCGCTTTTGCGGAAGGGCACGACTATCCCCTGCCGTACTGCCTCGTAAATCTCATAGCTGCTGATGAGCGTCCCCGGGGTGAGGCGCGAGGCAAGGTTTGGCGGAAGACCGGACAGGCGCGAGGCCATGAGGACACCCGGGAGTCCGCCCTCCCGATAAACGAAGGACTGTTCCGTGTCGATCAGTATGCGTCCGTCCGGGATGAGGGCCGCTTCCTTGTGTTCCATCCGTCCGTAACTCCAGTACGAGCGGGAGGACATTTTGCGATACCTGCCATTTCGTGAAATATTCATCTCAAGGCACTCTTTCTGCGCGAGAGCCCGTATCTTCGGCATCCATACATCCGCGTCTGTCATGAGGAGGACGTCGGGGTTGAACGACTCCACGAGATCAAAGAGATCGGAGAGCACGATCTTTGCCGGCCCGGTTAACCGGTCAGTGCGCTCGCATGTGACGGTGATATCAGAAGGTGCCGGTAATAGCGCAGCGTTCCCATGAATAGAAACCTCCATCACGGTCAGATCGTGGGAGATCTGCGGCGAGAACCGGTCGTCGCCCTCCCCCACGCAGGGAAAGAGGGAATGCTCGGCCATGAAACGCTGATCGCGGCGGACATCGACATTAAAGAGGTCAACGCAGCATTGTGCCTGCCGCTCGATAGCCTCGGCAATGTCACGACCCCCATATACCGCATATCCGGATAATTCCCCGAAAATCGTGCGGATGGCGCACTCTTTCGCCTCGTAGCGTTCCTCAAGTGCCGAGATCATTTCATAATGAAGGGCAGGATCGTGGAAACGGACGTAAAAAGGTGGGTTGTACGCATGGTGTACCCGAGAGACGTTCCCCCGGTCTTTTGTCCAAAGATCGATACCATCATCTCGGTATGCTGAGTCAAAGATCCACACGATCCTACTCCTGCGACTCGGTTTTGTCCTGACTCTTGAGGATCTCAATGAGGACGGAGAACATGGTCGCCTCAAGAGGGTCGTTGCACGCAACGAACGCTTCACTTGAGTGGGTCTTGGCGAGTCTCACCAGCCGCTCGCCGTACTTCTGGTCTTCCTTCTTGAGCGCCCGCGCTGACCGGGCCCATCGGTCTGCCGTGCTATTGACTCCCTGACGGACACTGGGGAATGTCCTGCCCATTATATCACCTCCAATGTCCGTTGCCCGGCCGGCCGCATGCCATACTGCCGCATAATCTTGGTTGTCTGCACCTTGGGGCGCTCAGGTTCGATGGCAACGATCTCGACATAGTGACTGGATTTGCGGGCAAGGGCTGAGAATGTGCGATCGGGCATGGATGTGTAGAGGATGACCAGCGACTCGCGCCCGGTCTCCCTAAGCGCGTCGGCGACCGGTTCGATCATGTTCATTGCGCCGTCAAAGAGGGAGGGGTCATGTTCCACGAAGACAACCGTGTGACCCGACTCTCGGAGTGTGGTGAAGAGTTGTTGGGCAGTGAATGCCCTGCGGGTGTCGAAGTTCGAGGATTGACGGGCAATACCCGGGAGTATCCGGGAGTAGTTGCCCGACACATAGAGGAAGAGGAAGCGCTGAAGATCCGCATTGCTATTGAGGGCATTGACCATTATTTTCTCGGGCACGACCACGGCATTGAAGGTTCCGGGCACGAGGGTAAGTCCCTTGCGGAGTTCGATCTGCATAGGCCCGGAACCCTGATGCACTGAGTGGCATAAAGATCAGACCATGCAGAGTGTGAAAGTGACGGATGAGATAAAAATGAGGCAAAAATGCCCAAACCCGTTTAGATATAGATCAACACTGATTTAAACGGATGTTGTCGTGAGGATCGGTAGGATATTGTTGAGGACCGGCGAAGATCAATAGTTGATGGAAAGGCTATTGAAAATAGCAACGGGAGGTTTTTATTACTATGTCAACGGGTTTCCTCTCTCAAAATAATATATGAGATTATCATAACCTCATCCGGGGTAAAGTCTTCCCATTGTTACTTCCAAAGGGTTAGATAAACATCAAAATTGCTTAAGCAAACTGGGCGTTAAAAATAGGGCAAATTAATACTTATTGAAGGGATTTCCAACCTTCCGGTGTGTTGTTCCATTCTTTTCTTTCACAAAACCAACAAGTGGCGTGGTATCAGGAATGCCGGCTTCTTTTAGGGCTTTGGCCATTTTGGCGCGAGACATTGCCAGACTAACGCTCATGTACGGTGCGAGTGTG
Protein-coding sequences here:
- a CDS encoding type B DNA-directed DNA polymerase, which encodes MWIFDSAYRDDGIDLWTKDRGNVSRVHHAYNPPFYVRFHDPALHYEMISALEERYEAKECAIRTIFGELSGYAVYGGRDIAEAIERQAQCCVDLFNVDVRRDQRFMAEHSLFPCVGEGDDRFSPQISHDLTVMEVSIHGNAALLPAPSDITVTCERTDRLTGPAKIVLSDLFDLVESFNPDVLLMTDADVWMPKIRALAQKECLEMNISRNGRYRKMSSRSYWSYGRMEHKEAALIPDGRILIDTEQSFVYREGGLPGVLMASRLSGLPPNLASRLTPGTLISSYEIYEAVRQGIVVPFRKSDPEQVRKMWELMDADRGGMMYQPNPGIYENVEEIDYTSMYPSIIVQSNLSPETVGHQERQGFLPTVLKPLLDLRVTTKRLKKTDPALTGTDAILKWMLVTCFGYTGYRNAKFGRIEVHEGITGRSREILIQTKDIAESLNFRVLHGIVDCLWVQGAPIEALKEKVENETGLLLEVEHFDWIVFLPLNDGFGAYNRYYGRQPDGSIKVRGIAARRHDTPEFVRNMQQQMLEVMARAKTLSEVFALKGEVESIFRKTVETLPTADPQQMVINRRISRLTYAHRCIEGAAVQAYRDHKVDIAPGMKIQYVVTDAKRYRVEPAWCATTFDTVYYRGLIDKAREEIVYAFGRV